Proteins encoded by one window of Lathyrus oleraceus cultivar Zhongwan6 chromosome 1, CAAS_Psat_ZW6_1.0, whole genome shotgun sequence:
- the LOC127103763 gene encoding uncharacterized protein LOC127103763 → MRKTGTEGSSLILEFTDRDLIFSTEDSANKEIASSKVGEVGYGSRLGDGDVGGVWIVSMGVGEVGVITFSKGGKMGCSGGGFGGCSDGGICGYSEGDVCGCSDGGGIGCSGGGVLASSSGYYCEIRARA, encoded by the exons ATGAGAAAAACAGGTACAG agggatcatcactAATATTGGAGTTTACAGATagagacttgatcttctccaCTGAAGACTCAGCAAATAAAGAGATTGCTTCTTCTAAGGTGGGGGAGGTAGGTTATGGTTCTCGGTTGGGGGATGGAGATGTTGGTGGTGTTTGGATAGTGTCAATGGGAGTTGGAGAGGTAGGGGTCATAACATTTTCAAAGGGTGGTAAGATGGGTTGTTCAGGTGGTGGATTTGGTGGTTGTTCAGATGGTGGTATTTGTGGTTATTCAGAAGGTGATGTTTGTGGTTGTTCAGATGGTGGTGGAATTGGTTGTTCAGGTGGTGGAGTGTTGGCTTCTAGTTCAGGTTATTATTGTGAGATAAGAGCACGAGCTTGA